The region GAAGCGGCGCGCTAGTCCCTCAAAACAAAAGAGCCCCGGATGTCCTCCGGAGCTCCTGTACTTTCTTCGAGGTTGTCTAGATTTCTTTTATCTCGTCGCCGGCCTTGACCTGGCCGCCCTTGATGATGCGCGTAAAGATGCCCTCCAGCGGCATGACGCAGGTGCCCACCTGCTTGAAAATGGCGCAGCGGTCATGGCAGGTCTTGCCTATTTGCGTGACTTCGAGGACGATATCCTTGCCCACTTTGAGGCGCTTGCCGATGGGCAGTTGATAGAGCACAAGCTCCGCGCCTTCAACCGTCAGGTTCTCGGCGAAGTCGCCCGGCCCCACGTCCGCCCCCAGTTTCCGCATCTTTTCGATGCTTGTCATGGAAAGCAGGCTGAGTTGCCGGTGGCTGCCGGCGCTCGAATGGGCATCGCCCTCCAGACCAAAGTCCTCTTTAAGCAGGCCGCAGACTATGTCTGTCTTCTTTTCGCCTTTTTTTTCGCTGGTGCAAACCGCCACTATTTTAGCCATTGGATTTTTCTCCTCTTATATAGGTGCCGCTCTTGCCGCCGCTCTTCTTTTCCAGGCGGACGGATTCTATGGTCATGCCGCGGTCGATGGCCTTGCACATATCGTAGATAGTGAGGCAGCTGGCCGCCGCCGCTACGAGCGCTTCCATCTCCACGCCGGTCTTGCCGGTGCATTTTACTCTTGAGGTCGCGCGGATAAAGTCATCCCCGACAAAATCAAAATCTACGGTCACTTCTTCGATAAGAAGCGTATGACATAGCGGGATAAGCTCAGGCGTCTTCTTGGCCGCCATGATGCCTGCCACGCGCGCCACGGAGAGCACGTCGCCCTTTTTTATCTCCATCTGCTTGATTTTGGCCAGGGTCGCCGGCAGCATGCGCACGCCCCCCGTGGCCACCGCCTCGCGCTCGGTCTCGGCCTTGGGGCTGACGTCCACCATACGCGCTTCGCCCCTGGCGTTAACGTGACTTAGTTCAGGCATGGGCTGCCTCCTTGGATTTCAACCATTTTACGCCTAAATGGCCTGTTTGAACAAACGAAACGAATCATAATCCTTTTCGAATACAAATGATATTCGATTATTAAATCCCCCTCTCGTCCCTCATTGGAGGGGAGACAGGGGCAAAACCCTCTCCCTGGCTCCGCCAAGGTCTCCCTTTTGCCAAAGGGAGAGATATATCGTTGTCCCTAACTCTTATCTCTCCCACGAAGGGGAGAGATGAACCCTGGATTGCGGGTCAAGCCCG is a window of Dehalococcoidia bacterium DNA encoding:
- a CDS encoding MOSC domain-containing protein, encoding MAKIVAVCTSEKKGEKKTDIVCGLLKEDFGLEGDAHSSAGSHRQLSLLSMTSIEKMRKLGADVGPGDFAENLTVEGAELVLYQLPIGKRLKVGKDIVLEVTQIGKTCHDRCAIFKQVGTCVMPLEGIFTRIIKGGQVKAGDEIKEI
- the moaC gene encoding cyclic pyranopterin monophosphate synthase MoaC, producing MPELSHVNARGEARMVDVSPKAETEREAVATGGVRMLPATLAKIKQMEIKKGDVLSVARVAGIMAAKKTPELIPLCHTLLIEEVTVDFDFVGDDFIRATSRVKCTGKTGVEMEALVAAAASCLTIYDMCKAIDRGMTIESVRLEKKSGGKSGTYIRGEKSNG